AAATCAAAAAAGATCAAAGAAAGAAAGCCCTCGCCGCTTCTCTACAGAGATCCAGCACCGGCGAAGGATAAATACCGATTATTATTGTTGCGATCAAAGTAATTGAAATGGCGATCACCATCGAACCTGGCAGGCGTATCGACTCTCCAGAGCCAGATTCAACGTACATGTACTTAATCACGCGCACATAATAATATAGTGAAATGGCACTGTTGATAACACCGAAAACTGCCAACCATAGGAGCCAAGCGTGGCCTGGAGTTGCGGCCGCATCGACGGCACTGGAGAACAACCAGAATTTACTCGCAAAACCGGATAGAGGCGGAATACCAGCGAGCGACAAAAGAAGCACGCTCATTGAAAACGCAAGGAAAGGTGATCTCTTTGCAAGTCCCTTGTAATCTGATATACTTTCACCAAATGTTACTGTTGAAAGAGCGGCAACGGCTATGAATGCTCCTCCCTTCATGAAAGCATGTGTGACTATGTGGAATATGCCACCAGCTACGGCATACTCCGTTCCTACTGGTAATGCAATCAAGATGTAGCCCGCTTGCGCGATGCTTGAATAAGCTAGCATTCTCTTGATGTTCGATTGCGATATTGCAATGAGATTGCCCAGGGTCATTGTCATCATCGCAATGATTGCGACTATAACATCCCAGTCAGCCTTGACGGCAATAAGACCTATGAGAAAGATTTTGAATAGAGCGACAAAACCCATTTTCTTTGAGCCCGACGCTAACATTGCTGTGATCGTCGTTGGAGCCCCTTCGTATACATCTGGAGCCCACATATGGAACGGAATGATAGCGACCTTAAATCCGAACCCTGCAATGAGCATTCCTGTGGCAAGCAGAATTGCGGGATCCATTCCAGAAGCTGTTGCAAGAGATGTCCCGATTTCTGCAAACCCAGTGCTCCCTGCAATACCGTAAATGAGCGATATGCCGTAGAGAGAAATCGCAGAAGAGAACGCACCGATAATGAAATACTTGACCGCGGCTTCCATCCCCCGCTTGTCAAATTTCCTAAATCCGACAAGCGCATACGAGCATATGCTCGCGAGTTCAAGTCCAACGAACAGTGTGATAAGATCAAGAGAGGACGCAACGAGCATCATACCGAGTGTTGCCAAAAGAATCAATGAGTAATACTCAGCAAGATGTCTTTCCCCGCGCACGTAACGTACCGAGGCGATTATTACATACAACGCAACAGCTAGAAAGACGAGTTTGAATGCCACAGCGAAGGCATCAAGTCTTATCAAACCTCCTGCGAAAACCACCGGTTCTGATCCACTGATGTAGAACGTAATAAGTGGAATCATTGCCACGATAACCCCAACGGCGGAGATGATGCCCAGAAGCTTTTCTGACCTCGTTGCAAAGAATATTGCTGGTATGGCAATAGCGATTAAAAGTACGATCATCTCTGAATAGACTGGTGAAAGATCAATCATTTATCCCACCCCCAGAGCGGCAGAAATAACCGATGCAGATGGTGTGATAAAATCCATCACAACAGACGGAAACATTCCAAAGAATACGATGAGAATTGCAAGAATAGCAAGGGGAATTGCTTCGTACCAATTGGTATCGTGCGCATGGGTAAGATCTATCTTATCGGTAAGCGGTCCAAACATCGTTCGCTGCAGAGCCCAGAGATAGTAACCAGCCGTAATGGCGACGCTCGCGATGGGCAGAAAGAGAATCCACGCATAGGAGTCAAATGTGGCCACGAAAACCGAAAATTCGGCTACAAACCCAATCATCCCTGGGAGACCTAAAGAAGCAAGGAATCCGATTGTCATAAAGGTAGCAGCAATGGGCATTTTTTGAGCTAGGCCGCCAAGCAAAGGTATCTCTCTTGTGCCGACCTTGTGCTGTACTACGCCACACATCATAAAGAGAACAGCAGTGATCAGACCGTGTGAAAACATCTGCAACACTGCAGCTGCGATGCCGAGCTGCGAGCCCGTTGATATGCCAAGCAGGACGATTCCCATATGACTAATCGAGGAAAATGCAACCATTTTCTTCAAATCCTTTTGAGCAAGACACACCAATGATCCATACAATATCGAGAGAATCGCAATAGCAAGCATAAGCGGCATCAGCGTTGATGCTCCAACAGGAAGCGTTGGTAGTGCAATCCTGATGATACCGTATGAGCCCATTTTCAGTAGAAGTCCGGCTAGTAATACGCTGCCAGCAGTTGGCGCCTCGACATGCGCATCTGGCAGCCATGTGTGGAAGGGTACTACCGGCATCTTCACGCCGAATGCAAAGAAAAGTGCAGCAAAGGCTGCTACTTGAAATACGCCACTGAAATCACCACTCACGGTTGCTATGTCTGTAATACTGAAACTCGCATATCCCAGAAGTGGCTTTGCTTCGAAATAAAGCGCCATTATAGTGATAAGCATCGCTAAACTTGCCACATGCGTATAGATGAAAAACTTGATTGACGCATATGCGCGCCGTGGCCCTCCCCATATCGCTATTAGGAAATACATGGGGATGAGTACTACCTCCCAAAATACGTAAAATAAAAAGTAATCGAGAGCGGTAAATACGCCAACCACTCCAACCTCTAGGATAAGCATTAGGCCCATGTATTCCTTTGTTCGATGTTCCACGTCCCAGGAGAAAAGTATCGCTAGAAAACACAGCAACGTCGTGAGGAATACCATAGGGGCACTTATGCCATCGATGCCAAGGTAGTAAGATATTCCATAACTTTCAATCCATGTATGTTTTTCGACAAACTGAATAGTACTCGTCCCAAGCTGAAAATCAATCAATAGGAGCGCTGATAACACCAGTGGAATTGCTGAGACCACAAGCGCTATGATCGAAGCTCTTCTCTGCGTGTTTCCGAGCGCAAACACCAAGAATGAGCCAACAAGCGGAACTAGGAGAAGTGCCGTCAGAATTGGGACTTGTTCGAACATCACCTCAAACCTCCTGCCAGATAGAATAGAATTATAATGATTGAAATTGCCAGAACAATGATTACCGCATAGAATCTAACATTGCCTGTCTGGATTTTCCTCGCATAATTGCCGGTTCTCACCAGTAACAATGCGATACCGTTGACGATACCGTCTATTACATAACGATCAAAAGCATCGCAGAGAAGTGCAAATCCATACACAACCCTTTCCGCAAATGCATTATAGCCGGCCGCAAACCCATATCGGTTGATAAGCAGATTGTACATGGCCTTTCTTGACCTCGTTGATACGAAAATCTCTGGCGAAATGATGTGCTTGTAATATATCGCATAGGCCAGCGCAAATCCACATACTGCGACCACAATTGACAGGTAAGTTAAAGGATTCCCAAATGTCAGCGATATAATTTCTAGCCCTGATAAAACATGAGGTTCCTCAAAGAAGACTTGAGAGCCAAAGCCCCCTCCGATGAAAAGCACCAAGAAAGAGCCCGCTGCGAGAATGGACAAGATGATGAGAGGGAATGTCATAATCCTTGGGGATTCATGGGCATGATGGGATGCCTCTCCTTCGCTTCCAGAAAAAGTCATGAACCAGAGTCTGAACATGTAGAATGCCGTCATAAATGCCGTGGCAATGCCCAAAATGTACAGGATCACAAAGATCCAATGGAGTTCGCCAGCTTCAAAAACGGTAGCAAGGACTTCGTCTTTGCTCCAGAACCCGCTAAAAGGGGGGATTCCTGAAATGGATAGAGCACCTATGAGCATAGCCAGCGAAGTAATTTTCATCTTCTTGCCCAGCCCACCCATAAGTTTCATATCTTCAGTGTGTACAGCGTGTATTACACTGCCAGCGCATAGAAAGAGGAGCGCTTTGAAGAATGCATGGTTCATCAAGTGAAACATCGACGCTGTGTAGCCCTCGGGATTATGCAGGTGATAGAAGAGGTAACCGCCGGCACCTAGCGCCAACATCATGTATCCCAATTGACTTATTGTGGAGTAGGCAAGTACACGCTTGATGTTTGGATTGTTGAGTGCCATGGTTGCTGCCATAAAGGCTGTGATACCACCAATTACGGCCACAAATAACAGAATATCTGGGGTTTGAACAAATAGAGGAAAGGACCTCGCAACAAGATACACACCGGCTTTCACCATAGTCGCAGCATGAATAAGTGCTGAGACGGTTGTTGGACCCTCCATTGCATCGGGCAGCCAATCGTGCAACGGGAATTGCGCACTCTTCCCTATCGCCCCGCCAAAGATCATGAAAGTTCCAATAGAAAGCAGACCGAGGTCGCTACCTGATACATCCAATTCAAAAAGCTCTCGGAAATTGAGCGTCTTAAATGTTGTAAAGAGTATGATCAGGCCCGCCATGAACATAATATCTCCGACGCGGGTTACAATGAAGGCTTTCTTCGCTGCCGAAGCAGCAGAGGGCTTGTGATACCAGAATCCGATAAGAAGATAGGAGCATAGACCCACCAATTCCCAGA
The nucleotide sequence above comes from Methanomassiliicoccales archaeon. Encoded proteins:
- a CDS encoding NADH-quinone oxidoreductase subunit M; its protein translation is MFEQVPILTALLLVPLVGSFLVFALGNTQRRASIIALVVSAIPLVLSALLLIDFQLGTSTIQFVEKHTWIESYGISYYLGIDGISAPMVFLTTLLCFLAILFSWDVEHRTKEYMGLMLILEVGVVGVFTALDYFLFYVFWEVVLIPMYFLIAIWGGPRRAYASIKFFIYTHVASLAMLITIMALYFEAKPLLGYASFSITDIATVSGDFSGVFQVAAFAALFFAFGVKMPVVPFHTWLPDAHVEAPTAGSVLLAGLLLKMGSYGIIRIALPTLPVGASTLMPLMLAIAILSILYGSLVCLAQKDLKKMVAFSSISHMGIVLLGISTGSQLGIAAAVLQMFSHGLITAVLFMMCGVVQHKVGTREIPLLGGLAQKMPIAATFMTIGFLASLGLPGMIGFVAEFSVFVATFDSYAWILFLPIASVAITAGYYLWALQRTMFGPLTDKIDLTHAHDTNWYEAIPLAILAILIVFFGMFPSVVMDFITPSASVISAALGVG
- the nuoL gene encoding NADH-quinone oxidoreductase subunit L, encoding MQPVEFAWLIPIFPLIAGLIIGLFGARLKEGGGYIAILGSGISLLLTSVVVWQVLDGSFDLADGIADGIFEQSRSWLVFNEAYAFEIGIYIDQLTALMLIVVSLVSTLVIIYSIAYMGEEGGRKRRYYTEISLFVGVMLGLVLANNYLELFIFWELVGLCSYLLIGFWYHKPSAASAAKKAFIVTRVGDIMFMAGLIILFTTFKTLNFRELFELDVSGSDLGLLSIGTFMIFGGAIGKSAQFPLHDWLPDAMEGPTTVSALIHAATMVKAGVYLVARSFPLFVQTPDILLFVAVIGGITAFMAATMALNNPNIKRVLAYSTISQLGYMMLALGAGGYLFYHLHNPEGYTASMFHLMNHAFFKALLFLCAGSVIHAVHTEDMKLMGGLGKKMKITSLAMLIGALSISGIPPFSGFWSKDEVLATVFEAGELHWIFVILYILGIATAFMTAFYMFRLWFMTFSGSEGEASHHAHESPRIMTFPLIILSILAAGSFLVLFIGGGFGSQVFFEEPHVLSGLEIISLTFGNPLTYLSIVVAVCGFALAYAIYYKHIISPEIFVSTRSRKAMYNLLINRYGFAAGYNAFAERVVYGFALLCDAFDRYVIDGIVNGIALLLVRTGNYARKIQTGNVRFYAVIIVLAISIIIILFYLAGGLR
- a CDS encoding NADH-quinone oxidoreductase subunit N, with translation MIDLSPVYSEMIVLLIAIAIPAIFFATRSEKLLGIISAVGVIVAMIPLITFYISGSEPVVFAGGLIRLDAFAVAFKLVFLAVALYVIIASVRYVRGERHLAEYYSLILLATLGMMLVASSLDLITLFVGLELASICSYALVGFRKFDKRGMEAAVKYFIIGAFSSAISLYGISLIYGIAGSTGFAEIGTSLATASGMDPAILLATGMLIAGFGFKVAIIPFHMWAPDVYEGAPTTITAMLASGSKKMGFVALFKIFLIGLIAVKADWDVIVAIIAMMTMTLGNLIAISQSNIKRMLAYSSIAQAGYILIALPVGTEYAVAGGIFHIVTHAFMKGGAFIAVAALSTVTFGESISDYKGLAKRSPFLAFSMSVLLLSLAGIPPLSGFASKFWLFSSAVDAAATPGHAWLLWLAVFGVINSAISLYYYVRVIKYMYVESGSGESIRLPGSMVIAISITLIATIIIGIYPSPVLDLCREAARAFFL